The sequence aAATAGAGTATTGAATTTTATTGAACAAAATCATTTACTAGCTAATAAGTGAATGTGTTGAATTTTTTAGGTTGAAAACGATGTGGAATattaaaaagtgaaaataagACGTTTgaatcttaaaaatattattgatagTATTATGGAAGCCACCTCAGCTAGGGCATCCCTCATGTTGACAAGTAAGCATCCTAAACTTTAGTCATTTAACGTTGTTTTCTGGCTGAGTTTGCATGCTGTGTGGGCTACGTTTTAAATGAACAGCCCGCATAACAAACGGAACAAATGTTATATGTGTAGGCGATGATTCTAACGAAGTCAGTGATTCCGAAGGTGTTACATACCGTCGAACCATCATAACCAATGGTTTTTCAGAGTAATGCGTACACTTGATATCTAGGCCAACAAATTGATCAATTGAAAGTCTTAGATTTTAAGGTGCTCATAGATAATCAGTTATGATAGATACGTTCAGCCTCAACTAAGGCAGCTTGGTTCTCCATAAAGCACGTATTTAATGCTATACACAACCAAGCAGTGTTCTAATAGGCGGCGTTTAGACGATATACAGTAGCCAACCGAATTTCTTTTATATTATACAGTATTTTATACGAATTTGTATAATTCAGATGAATAATAGCGTTTAGGCGGACATTATGCGGTCCACGCGGATGTCTAAGCGGATTTTAAGCattaatattcaaaaaataaactattaatattattattatattttattaatgttattatttatattacttttatttattttatgtatttatatgattgtagatATCTGTATAATTGTTgcaaaatcattttaatttatcatctttatatatttaaaatgactttaatttttataatttaaaactatttatatatgttaaactatatacttatacataaaagtggattttaaatatatttatgttcagttttttcaaaaataatgtatatatattaatcttatacttatatttCGTGTAAAAGTATATATCCGCATATACCCTATTTAGGAAAACTATTTGGGAAACACCTAGATTTGGGATAAATCTCAGGTGTGACAAGTATGCAAACTTAATTAAGTTATTAGGAATTATAAATGATATGTTCTCGAACTCAAACGTAAGTGTAATCTATCAACTTGTGTTTGTTTAGATTATCTAATGTCTAGATCTAAGATCTCAGTTATCGCTTGTTGATCttgagaaagtgtcgatcgacgatTCTATATgaatgtcgatcgatacacctttcagtCCCTCGATCGATGCAAATATGGAGTTGTCGATCGACGTTCCTTCTAGCACGCTTTGCAAACGGGTTTGATGGGTTCTCTAATCTCCTAGACCAATTTACGTGTGTATCTAGTCAATTAGATCATTCTAGTTTAATTTGAGGCAATTAACCAAGCTTCTGCTTGCGCCAATTAAATCTAAGATCTAAGTTTAGGGTGATCAATCCTAGACTTATCATTAAGAGAAACTAAATCAAGAACAGCTTAAAACATCCTAACAACAGTTCATATTAGCAAGATCACCCTTTGAAAAACCTTAATCGAACAATAAAACTACTCAGATATATTCATAAGAAACATGGTCATGATAATACTTAAATTAAATGAGTATGAAAAGTAAACAAGACAGAGAAAAGAAACaagggagttcaagatcttctctgttatGAAGTTCAGATCTCTTTCTCCTATCCCAAACTCTCCAAGCTATCAAGTATGCCTTCTCTTCAAGTGTGTGGCAATGGTGGAATAAGTCTCAAGAAGACCTGCctctaaaatgatacaaaaccctaataAATAGCCTAACATGTGTTCAGGGACTTATGGTGCAATTATTGGAGTTTTGGGTGAAACTTGTGATTTCTTTAAATGCTGATTCTCGCGGATGGTTCGCCGTCGATCGGCGTCAATGATCCGTCGATCAATGTTGGTATTGATCTGTTGATCGATGTTTGTCTTCAATAATCGATCCGTCTTAGTGATTTCAGCAAAGCTCTCAAAAATGTTCCAAAATGCTCCATAGTCACAAGTTTCCTCAAATGAGTACCTAAACCTgtaaaaactctgaaaaagctccaaatgcatataaaagattctaaaaacatatataaatcatggtcaaaagtgggtaaaatccataACCTATAAGTGTGCTTCGAATTGGATTCTGCCCAGCTCATCAAATCTGTAAACTAAGGAAATTGCATACAAGAGCTCTATGGAGTGGTTGCATACATTTTATCCTTTGCATTTGTGTTTGAGTTTGTCTCTTTTTCTTGTATTCCTCGAGAGAGGAATAGCCAAGATGATGTTTTACCAAAATCTGCTCTCGGTGTTGTTGAACACTCGGTGGTTGATGGAGACATTATGGCTCCCAACTAACTTTGCCCCCTTTTAATTAAGATTGagtttcaaaaacaaaacaagaaaaaaaaaatgaattccGCAAAAGAAGATAAACACAACATACTTAGGAGAGATGAGGGAAACTTAAAGCATGACATTGTCTAATCAGAATCGATTAATATCTAATCAGATTAAGGGTGAGGAGGATGGCCATCATGATGATATTCATTTCcatattcattttcttctttggaaCTCAGATTTTGGTTTTCATTTTGGATTAGGCTCTACTGTAGCATGGATTAAATCCCTCAGCATGACTATAGCTTTAAGAACTTAAAATTGTTTAGAAAAGACAATATCATAAATCAAGCATAACAGTGCTGATCAGACTGATCAAGCAGTGAAGATTTTTGGTTTTCACTGCTTGATCAGTCTGATCAGCACTTTTATGCTTGATTTATGATATTGTCTTTTCTAAACAATTTTAAGTTCTTGAAGCATTCAATTTACACTTCTTTATCATATAGTACGTACACTATTATATTCtccaataattttttataagtatatatgCTATGGTATTATATGATATTACATTTGtgctattttgaaaataaattatattccaGTTCTTGTCAGCAAACACTTCTTTATCAAATATTTCGTTTCTTGGAGCTGCATCTCTTGACGTCTCCTCTTATGATTTCTTGTGTTCAAAAGGTTCACAAGCAAGGAAGCCTGGTGGGCAGAGCTATTGACCTATTCCAACTATAAAATGATCTTCTTTCCGAGATGGAATGCCTGTTCAATATGGAAGGGCTTCTCAGGCAACCCTAAATGGATGGAGGATCTTGTACACCGATAGTGAGAACGATATGATGGTCGTTAGCGATGACCCATGGCAGTAAGTTTGTCCATGCTAACTTGATGTGGTGTTGAAGATACAATTATACTGTTATACACGAAGTGAAAGTGGAGAATGTGAATGATGATAACAAGAGTAGTTCCTTAAAACAAGCAGCTCCCATGATAGAAACATCAAAGTCATCTTCTGTTAGCCAGCCTGATTCTCCCCAACGGTCCCTAGGGTTTGATATTAACAAACCAGAAAGAAGCATCTTTACTTTTGTGCTTTAAAGTGTATTTTGCTTGCATAAGGCATAAAAGATATCACCTTGCTCTTTGTCTTTCTCTTGGACATGTCtctgtgtttgtgtgtgttatTTCTGGTCTTCATGGATTTCCTCTTGAGAGATTTGTGAGTTTATGGGATGTGTGGAGGACCGTATGAGTTTGGTTGGATTGAGGTCGTGAATTTGCTATTGAGATGGTGTGCATTGGGTTTAGGTTTTCAATATAATTACACTATATTTATTAGGTTGAAAGTATTTTATGTGAATGTATGGGTTTTCTTCTCACCGGAAGATTAAATTGATAGTAATCCAAACATTACACATTAGTAATCCAAAGCAGGCGAGTTGTATGTCCCGAAACCATTAACAAGAATTACATGCCAAGAatctaaaggaaaaaaaaacattacacaTTAGATTGATATTAATCCAAACATTACACATTAGTAATCCAAAGCAGGCGAGTTGTATGTCCCGAAACCATTAACAAGAATTACATGCTAAGAATCTAAAGGGGAAAAAACATTACACATTAGATTGATATTAATCCAAACATTACACATTAGTAATCCAAAGCAGGCGAGTTGTGTGTCCCGAAACAATTAACAAGAATTACATGCTAAGAATCTAAAGGAAAAAACCTCTACAGCCTAACTTTACTGAAGGAGCCACGAGCAGGACCGCATTGACTCAATCAAGGAAGACGCTGTGAAGTAATTGGTTAACCTGATAGCTTCTGACAATTTGATGATAAATAAGCGAAGCTCCAGATCCTTCAAACAAGACGAAAATTTTCTACAAAGAGACAAAAAAGAAACTAGAGTCGGCCACCAAGATAACGTAACCGTTGCAACATTTCCAACAGCGTCGCCACCATAGAAGACCAGCGAAACACAATAACAACGAGGATCAGAAAAAAAACGGAAGGACATGCACCCAAGCCCGGAAATCaaaaaagaaacttcaaatattttgATCTAGATATATATccgaaataagaaaaaaaaacacttagcTGAAACACCACAAAGCTATAGAAGCAAGTAGAACAAATCCGACCGGTATGGCTGTGAGGGCCCACCAATGTAACTTGGTTTTAGAGAGATTGGATTTCAATTTGTTATAAttcatttttgaaaaatatgtaacATATTAGATATTTGTCCTCGAaagaattttattattttagtaaactaTATACGTAATATGCTTTCATATACGTATAATACTCCAGAACATTTCTCAGCAAGAACTCTTCTTATCGGTAAGTTTCACATGAGTAGGAGATAATTAAACAACGTCTAGAACCATTAAGACCTGCGACAACGATTTTAATCGGAAGTTAGAACTCAACCTTCTCCACTAATCCAATCATCTCGAGCCATGATTCATCAAACTGACACCGCCCAAGGCTCTATCTTTACAATAACCGACGATAATCGAATAATGAAATCCATTAATAAAATAGAGAATGTTacaatcttttttcttttaaaaggaACACTTCAGAGAAAAATAAGGAAAATATAACAATAGCATAATTCTGAataagcaaaagaaaaacacaacaTAACAAGGAGAAATGAGGAATACTGCAAAAGAAGATAAACACAACATACTTAGAAGAGATGAGTACAACCtaaaaacatgatttttgtCTTCAACTGCACCACATCagaaattattaatattaatcagATCTAGGGTCAGGAGAATGGCCATCATGATGATGTTCATTTCCagcttcattttcttctttggaaCTCGGGTTTTGGTTTTCAGTTGGATTAGGCTCTGGTATGTAATTGTATCCCGGAACAAATCCCTCAGCATGACCGTAGTTTCCAAATGGTAATGGATGATTGGGGAGAGCCATGTTATGGTTGTAGAAATTATTCATGTTCACCATTCTTCTTTGATCAAACAGGTTCATATTTGGATTGATATTAATACCACCATCAACCCCAAAAAGAGCATTACTAGAGCTTCCCACATAGAAACTTGGATGAGGATATCTTCCTTGGAGGATTTTGAAAGCTTCATATCTCACTTGTTTCTTCAGATTTTCAAGTTTACCTTTGAATTCTTTGGCTTGACCTAAGTCAAGTCCTCCAATGGAATCTTTCAACCAAATCTCAGGGACTTTggaattttttcttttgttcttcaAGTCTTCAGTCTTTTTTTGCTCTAATTCTAGTTGGTTCATCAGCTGAAAATGTAAAAACGTATTATAAACAATTATGTATAAACCCTAGTAGgtattcaaaaattatttttcaataaacataaaataatacaaaagaATATCACTTATGGAATCAATATCCATGCCATATGATTCCACACCATATTCATAAATATTGAAAAATGGTTACAACTCGTAGATCAgggtttttataattttctcaaacataacaaaatttataaataacacaATAAAATTTACCTCAGTAAGATCATTGTTCAGATCTTGAATCGGAGAGTTTCGATGGATTTCATCAAGTTGCATGTTGGGTTGTGGGTTGAGAGGTGGATTTTCAATGCCTTCGAATCGATTTATTATAGTTTCTACGTCTAGATGACCAAAAGAATAAACTTTTCCACTAGGTGAAAACACAAAAATAGCGACCTCAGCATCACAAAGTGTACAAAGCTCACAAGCCTTTTTGAAAAgaccattttttcttttagaaaacgTAACTTGAAGGTTATTTTCTTTATCCATTTTgaccatttttgttttttgacgACCTTTACTTTTTTTCATCATTTCTTTAGAGATAACTGGAACAATAAAATATTGGTTGGTGTTTTTATGAAGGAACTTTGTGTATTTATAGCTAAATGTCAGATACCAGCAATTAGTATTTTGAGTTATCTAGAAACAAGGTCAATTCAAATTTGCTAGttttatatttgaatatcaATTTTACCATTCTGATACATTTCAATATCTTTTTATTCCATCAATATAAGGTATGCAATTCATATTTATTTGactataatattttcatttagttTGTTTCAATCTATCATAATCTGTTATAGTATTAAatccctcaactaaagatggtGATAGAACAACCTCTCAACTAAATATTCGATGAAAGAAATACAAAACTTTAATTTCATTAACGTATGTTACCTTCCGTCATAGTATTTTAGATGGAGGGTGAAATACATTAACGATTTGTAAGATAAGAGTTTttaatgttgaaaacttagttgacgagttttatcactaaaaatttgataaatgttttaaaactcTTATATATAGTCAATTAATATAGTTTTTGAAAAGAGATTTTACATTTGTCTTGGAGTTTTGTAAGATATAATCAgaaaacttatatttttaatttaatacagCACTTTTCAttgcaaatatatattatatttcgtttttataaatattgttcgTGAG comes from Brassica rapa cultivar Chiifu-401-42 chromosome A02, CAAS_Brap_v3.01, whole genome shotgun sequence and encodes:
- the LOC103851500 gene encoding agamous-like MADS-box protein AGL62; translation: MMKKSKGRQKTKMVKMDKENNLQVTFSKRKNGLFKKACELCTLCDAEVAIFVFSPSGKVYSFGHLDVETIINRFEGIENPPLNPQPNMQLDEIHRNSPIQDLNNDLTELMNQLELEQKKTEDLKNKRKNSKVPEIWLKDSIGGLDLGQAKEFKGKLENLKKQVRYEAFKILQGRYPHPSFYVGSSSNALFGVDGGININPNMNLFDQRRMVNMNNFYNHNMALPNHPLPFGNYGHAEGFVPGYNYIPEPNPTENQNPSSKEENEAGNEHHHDGHSPDPRSD